The Coleofasciculus sp. FACHB-T130 genome includes a window with the following:
- a CDS encoding SMR family transporter gives MLANLLFPFLILLTVGLNTLAQTLLKLGAGQNPLNLYLLGGILVYGLSTVFYILVLGKFNLSVAYPVVIGLTVVATTIAGAVILREKVSPVDWVGVGLMLSGICAIAFGRLSSIT, from the coding sequence ATGTTAGCTAATCTTCTATTTCCTTTTTTAATCTTGCTGACCGTTGGCTTAAATACTCTCGCACAAACATTGTTAAAATTGGGAGCCGGTCAAAATCCCTTAAATCTTTACTTGCTGGGTGGGATTTTAGTTTATGGTCTCAGTACAGTTTTCTATATTTTAGTTTTGGGGAAGTTTAATTTATCAGTTGCTTATCCAGTGGTGATTGGCTTAACGGTGGTAGCAACGACGATTGCCGGAGCAGTTATTCTCAGGGAGAAAGTTTCTCCGGTTGATTGGGTGGGAGTGGGATTGATGCTCAGTGGAATTTGCGCGATCGCTTTTGGCAGATTGTCTTCAATAACATAG
- the lhgO gene encoding L-2-hydroxyglutarate oxidase, which yields MYDFAIIGGGIVGLSTAMALGKRYPSARIVVLEKESQWAYHQTGNNSGVIHAGIYYKPGSFKAKFCREGSRSMVEFCREHGIAHEVCGKVIVATEEKELPRLESLYQRGLENGLKISKISAEEVKEIEPHVACIAGIRVYATGIADYKQVARKYAELVEAQGGELRLNTKVEKIVGTGENQVLETNNGTFETRFVINCAGLHSDRVAKLGNVDPQAKIVPFRGEYYELTPEKRYLVKTLIYPVPNPDFPFLGVHFTRMIDGSVHAGPNAVLSLKREGYKKTDFNLRDFAEVMTYPGFWKLAAKHADEGIQEIIRSFSKAAFVRSLQRLIPEVQSDDLIPTHAGVRAQALMNDGKLVDDFLIVKGDRSVHVCNAPSPAATSSLEIGKAIVEQIPEPQPLQTTVSV from the coding sequence ATGTATGATTTTGCAATTATTGGCGGCGGGATTGTTGGACTTTCTACAGCAATGGCTTTGGGCAAACGCTATCCCTCTGCCCGTATAGTGGTGCTGGAAAAAGAGAGCCAGTGGGCTTATCACCAAACTGGCAATAATAGTGGCGTGATTCACGCTGGCATTTATTACAAACCAGGAAGTTTCAAAGCTAAATTTTGCCGAGAAGGAAGCCGCTCAATGGTAGAATTCTGCCGAGAGCATGGCATTGCACACGAAGTCTGCGGCAAAGTAATTGTGGCAACGGAGGAAAAAGAGCTGCCACGATTAGAAAGCCTCTATCAACGCGGCTTGGAAAATGGGTTAAAAATTAGCAAGATTAGTGCAGAGGAAGTCAAAGAAATTGAACCTCATGTCGCCTGTATCGCGGGTATTCGGGTGTACGCAACCGGGATTGCCGATTACAAGCAGGTGGCTCGGAAATATGCTGAGCTAGTTGAAGCCCAAGGTGGAGAACTTCGCCTCAATACCAAAGTTGAGAAAATTGTTGGAACGGGGGAGAATCAGGTACTTGAGACAAATAACGGCACGTTTGAAACGCGCTTTGTCATCAATTGTGCCGGACTGCATAGCGATCGCGTTGCCAAATTAGGAAACGTCGATCCACAAGCGAAAATCGTCCCTTTCCGGGGAGAATACTACGAACTCACGCCAGAAAAACGCTATCTCGTCAAAACCCTGATTTATCCGGTTCCTAACCCAGATTTTCCTTTCCTGGGCGTTCACTTCACCCGGATGATTGATGGAAGCGTCCACGCAGGACCCAATGCCGTTCTCAGCCTCAAGCGTGAAGGCTACAAAAAGACAGACTTTAATCTGCGAGATTTTGCTGAAGTGATGACCTATCCCGGTTTTTGGAAACTAGCGGCAAAACACGCCGACGAAGGCATTCAGGAAATCATTCGCTCCTTCAGTAAAGCCGCCTTTGTGCGGAGCTTGCAAAGACTGATTCCGGAAGTGCAGTCAGATGACCTAATTCCCACCCACGCCGGGGTTCGCGCTCAAGCTTTGATGAACGATGGCAAGTTAGTGGACGACTTTTTAATTGTCAAAGGCGATCGCTCCGTCCACGTTTGCAATGCGCCTTCCCCCGCGGCTACCTCTTCCCTGGAAATTGGCAAAGCAATCGTAGAGCAAATTCCGGAACCCCAACCCCTACAAACAACTGTTAGCGTTTAG
- the rfbF gene encoding glucose-1-phosphate cytidylyltransferase, producing the protein MKAVILAGGLGTRLTEETTIKPKPMVEIGGRPVLWHIMKIYAAYGINDFIICCGYKGYVIKEYFANYFLHMSDVTFDMRFNQMNVHCGYAEPWRVTLVDTGDQTMTGGRLKRVREHIGNQTFCFTYGDGVANVNIQELIDFHREQKCLATLTATQPPGRFGAISLEPDQHKITTFREKPEGDGAWINGGYFVLEPEVIDYIEDDSTIWEQEPLKKLSQDGHLAAYRHPGFWQPMDTLRDKNYLEELWKSGNAPWKVW; encoded by the coding sequence ATGAAAGCAGTGATACTGGCTGGAGGCCTTGGAACTCGACTCACGGAAGAAACCACAATCAAACCAAAGCCGATGGTGGAAATTGGTGGACGACCTGTGCTGTGGCATATTATGAAAATTTACGCAGCTTATGGAATCAACGATTTCATTATCTGCTGTGGTTATAAAGGCTACGTAATTAAGGAGTATTTTGCCAACTACTTCTTACATATGTCCGATGTCACGTTTGATATGCGGTTTAACCAAATGAATGTGCATTGTGGCTATGCCGAACCCTGGCGAGTCACGTTGGTAGATACCGGAGATCAAACGATGACCGGAGGACGCTTAAAGCGAGTTAGAGAGCATATTGGGAATCAAACCTTTTGCTTTACTTATGGAGATGGCGTAGCGAATGTCAATATTCAAGAGCTAATAGACTTTCATCGAGAGCAAAAGTGTTTGGCAACCTTGACTGCAACTCAGCCACCGGGACGTTTTGGAGCGATTTCTTTAGAACCCGATCAACATAAAATTACCACTTTTCGGGAGAAGCCTGAAGGGGATGGTGCTTGGATTAATGGGGGTTACTTTGTTCTAGAGCCGGAAGTCATTGATTATATTGAAGATGACTCCACAATTTGGGAGCAAGAACCCCTGAAAAAATTATCTCAAGATGGACATCTGGCTGCTTACAGACATCCTGGTTTTTGGCAACCAATGGATACTTTACGAGATAAGAACTACCTAGAAGAACTTTGGAAGAGTGGGAATGCTCCTTGGAAAGTTTGGTAA
- a CDS encoding YqeG family HAD IIIA-type phosphatase — translation MLNRVSLFFSRSVKQKSKKPAVNQGPYSFPREAYSLAAIELDWLKLCGIQGIIIDLDNTIVSEDDRYVSPGAEAWIEQAKLQGFQFFILSNGKRRYRVKAWSHRLEIPAINPAKKPFPFAFRKAIKYMRLKPKQVVVIGDSRHTDVLGAWLSGCASIQVATLPHPFRWWEKLLGKRVQTPWPNDRELWDFDSFY, via the coding sequence ATGTTAAACCGAGTGTCTCTGTTCTTTTCCCGCTCTGTTAAACAAAAATCTAAAAAACCGGCTGTCAACCAGGGGCCTTACAGTTTTCCGAGAGAGGCGTACAGCTTGGCAGCCATAGAGCTTGACTGGCTAAAGCTTTGCGGAATTCAAGGGATTATTATCGATTTAGACAACACCATTGTTTCTGAAGACGATCGCTACGTGTCTCCTGGTGCCGAAGCTTGGATCGAACAGGCAAAATTACAAGGATTTCAATTTTTCATTCTCTCGAATGGCAAGCGCCGGTATCGGGTAAAGGCTTGGTCCCATCGTCTAGAGATTCCAGCAATCAACCCAGCCAAGAAACCCTTTCCTTTTGCCTTCCGTAAAGCCATCAAATATATGCGGCTTAAACCAAAACAAGTTGTCGTTATTGGTGATAGCCGTCATACAGATGTGTTAGGGGCATGGCTAAGCGGCTGTGCGAGCATCCAAGTTGCCACGCTTCCTCATCCCTTTCGATGGTGGGAAAAACTCCTGGGAAAACGAGTCCAAACACCGTGGCCTAACGACCGCGAGCTTTGGGATTTTGATTCTTTTTATTAA
- a CDS encoding SDR family oxidoreductase yields the protein MKVLVTGTEGYLGSLLAPLLMKRGHETIGVDTGFYKVGWLYNATDLTAKTLNKDLRHITPEDLEGVEAIVHMAELSNDPAGQLSPNITYDINHKGSVRLANLAKAAGVRRFVYMSSCSVYGVATKDDVTEESPVNPQTAYAECKTFVERDVKPLADDDFSPTFLRNATAFGASPRMRFDIVLNNLAGLAWTTKEIKMTSDGTPWRPLVHALDICKAIICTLEAPRDIVHNQIFNVGDTAHNYRVKEIAEIIASVFQGCQLTFGENGSDNRSYRVSFEKINKTLPGFKCEWDARRGAQQLFDLFKQIDMTEDIFLFRGFTRLKQLEYLIRTQQIDRDFFWSKELLNHGDR from the coding sequence ATGAAAGTATTAGTAACCGGAACAGAAGGCTATCTTGGCTCGTTACTCGCCCCCCTTTTGATGAAACGCGGACACGAAACGATCGGGGTAGACACCGGCTTCTACAAAGTAGGTTGGCTGTATAACGCCACCGATTTAACTGCCAAAACCCTCAACAAAGATTTGCGGCACATCACACCAGAAGACTTAGAGGGGGTCGAGGCAATTGTTCACATGGCAGAACTTTCCAACGATCCCGCCGGACAACTCTCACCCAATATCACCTACGACATTAACCATAAAGGTTCAGTTCGCCTTGCCAATCTAGCGAAGGCAGCGGGTGTGCGGCGCTTCGTTTATATGTCTTCTTGCAGCGTCTACGGCGTCGCCACAAAAGATGATGTGACGGAAGAATCTCCCGTCAACCCCCAAACTGCTTATGCAGAATGTAAAACCTTCGTAGAAAGAGATGTCAAGCCACTCGCCGATGACGATTTTTCTCCGACCTTTCTGCGAAATGCCACTGCTTTTGGGGCATCTCCCAGAATGCGGTTTGATATTGTTTTAAACAACTTGGCGGGCTTAGCTTGGACAACGAAAGAAATCAAAATGACCAGCGACGGAACTCCCTGGCGTCCGTTGGTTCACGCCCTTGATATCTGTAAGGCAATTATCTGCACCTTAGAAGCGCCCCGTGACATCGTTCACAACCAAATTTTCAACGTCGGAGACACCGCTCATAACTATCGAGTGAAAGAAATTGCGGAAATTATTGCCTCAGTCTTCCAAGGATGCCAGTTAACTTTTGGAGAAAACGGTTCGGACAACCGCAGCTATCGAGTTTCTTTCGAGAAAATTAACAAAACCCTACCGGGATTTAAGTGTGAATGGGATGCCCGACGGGGTGCCCAGCAGTTATTCGATTTGTTCAAGCAAATTGATATGACTGAAGATATCTTCTTGTTCCGAGGTTTCACTCGCTTGAAGCAGCTAGAGTACCTAATTCGCACCCAACAAATTGATCGAGATTTTTTCTGGAGTAAGGAGTTATTAAATCATGGCGATCGCTAA